A window of Centroberyx gerrardi isolate f3 chromosome 19, fCenGer3.hap1.cur.20231027, whole genome shotgun sequence genomic DNA:
gtgatagtaacagtagtagtagtagtagtagcagtattaatggtaatagcagtagtcgtggtaatagtagtagtagtagtgatagtaacagtagcagtagtagtagtagtagtagtagtagtatggtaATAGCAGTAGTcatggtaatagtagtagtagtagtgatagtagtagtagtagtagtagtagtagtactaatggtaatagcagtagtagtgatagtagtagtagtagtagtagtagtagtagtagtattaatggtaatagcagtagtcatggtaatagtagtagtagtgatagttgtagtagtagtagtagtagtagtagtagtagtagtagtactaatggtaatagcagtagtcatggtaatagtagtagtagtgatagttgtagtagtagtagtagtagtagtagtagtagtagtagtagtagtagtagtagtagtagtagtagtactaatggtaatagcagtagtcatggtaatagtagtagtagtgatagttgtagtagtagtagtagtagtagtagtagtagtagtagtactaatggtaatagcagtagtcatggtaatagtagtagtagtgatagtagtagtagtagtactaatgaTAATAGCAGTAGTCatggtaatagtagtattaatggtaatagcagcagtcatggtaatagtagtagtagtagtactaatgaTAATAGCAGTAGTCAtggtaataatagtagtagtagtagtagtagtagtagtactaatgaTAATAGCAGTAGTcatggtaatagtagtagtagtagagggcCTTTAATCAGCTCCTGTGTCTCCTCCTGTGTGCAGGTCCACTCCTCTCAGGCTTGGCCCCTGGCGGCCCGTAACGGCCCCGATGTGGACGACTGGCTGGGGAAGAAGACTCGCCAAGAGATTAAAAGCTTGGCCTGCTTCTTTGTACCTAAGAGACTCAAAGGGCGCAACCTCAGTGAGGCGGAAAAGGGTGAGAGAAATctcaacctgttgctgtctATGAGCAGAAATGAGATGGACAGAAGACAGAAATCATTAATAAAACAACTTTATTCATCCTTGGagggttttgctgagcatgtACGTTCTGTTTTGGTACTGTGCTGCCTCAAAATCATACAgtgatgagtagataatgactgaattttaattttggggtgaactattcctctAATGGTAGTTGTTGAAGGAGGGGGGAGCATTACTCAATCCCTTTTCCCATCGAGATTCCCAGATTCCCAGCTGGTTCAGGAATTTGAACAAATGTCCTTCAAGTCCACTTCTCCAAACTTCTCCAAACTTCAGAAACATATGACTTCTGTTCAGCTAaagtagtgtgtagtgtgttaaGTATGTGTGATTTCATATACAGCCCATATGTGTTTTGACATTGTtagatttgttttgtctttctctaCCAGAGAGTTGGAGGATATCTTTCTCTCACATTGAGAAGAAAATCATCAGGTCTCATGGCAACAAGAAGACCTGCTGTGAGAGCACAGCCACCAAATGCTGCCGGTGAGACTTGATGCTGCTTAACGGGTCTCTCTGTGTGACTGACggcacaaaatatataaataaataaatacaaacaattGAAAGGTCACTGGTTTGATCGACAGCCATGTGaactgtcaaagtgtccttggaAAAGAAGCAGCACAAGCCTTTTGGTCCCTTAGACTTGTGACTCACTATAAAATGTTTAATATCAAGAGTTTATAACAATGAAggatttaattccaaaatgctatatgtctgttttgaaaaaaaaaaatccggTTCTTGTTCAAATCTTCATGTTGGTTGCTCAATATTTCACAAATGCAGCTGATTAAGTCATCAGAACTGTATTTAGTAAGCAAAGGTCCTCATATAACCAataaccagaggtggggactcaagtcacatgatttggactcaagtcacagttttaattgcttgagacttgacttgatgcatgaagataATACTTAAGACTTgacttctgctgacttgggatTTGGCTtggacttgtactttgatgcaATGTTTATACAGGAAGTGATTTAGTCTTCTTGTTCTCTGACAGTAAACAGTGTCTCAAGCTGCTCAAGTGTCTGATCGAGGGCCTGAAGCAGCGTTTCCCTCGGCAGCTGGACGGCCTCTGCTCCTACCACGGCAAGACCGCCTTCCTGCACACCCTGTCCATCAGGTACCTGGGCCTCCAACATTCTTCTTCTTaacctccttctccttctccttcctcttctccttgttgttgttgttgttgttgttcttcttcttcttctacttcgccttgttgttcttcttcttctcctcctttttctcctttgtcttctttttctcctttgccttcttcttctttttatctttttattattatattttagtaGTAGCAggaatagcagtagtagtagtagtagtagtagtagtagtggtactaatagtagtaggaggaggaggagtagtggtagtagtagtaatctTAGTAGCCTAGTAACCATTCAGTCTCTCCACCTCACCGTCTCTCTACCAGTTAGTCAGTTTctccatgtctctgtctctgtctatttgtatatatatcttcattgtttttatgtattttatgttttttagtATGATCTATCGTCTTAAGAGTTGCACTGAGGCAAATTCCTATCAACATTGTTGACGAGGTAATAAATGATTGAACatcgcctgtctgtctgtctgtcctcaggtTCAAAGACTCCATGTGGGCTCGCCGCCAGCTGCCCAACTGCTTCCTGCTGCTCCTCGGGGCTCTGGAGGGTCACGCCCGCAGCGGCCTCCTGCCTCACTTCTTCGTCCCCGACTGCAACCTCTTCTCCCCGGCCGCCTTCCCCCGCAGGACGCTGGTGTTTCTAAGCCGGGcgctggaggagcagaggagggagggccTGCCGCTGCTGAAGCCCCCTGCTCCCGTCCCGCCTCTGGCACTTGGCCCGGTGAGCCCGGTGAGCCCGGTGAGCCCAGCGAGCCCGGCGGCCGGTTCGGATACATCCACTGAAGACAGCCGTCCCGTTTCACAGCTCCAGACCAGAAGTCCAGAAGTCCACTCTCTGAATGCTGGGTTTATCATGAAAATACTCCTTCCATTTGCCATAGTTTTGATTTCTGTCCTATTTATTGTGTAAGGGACAATATGAGgacatacactgaatgtacaaacacacttacttttttcatgaagtacactgatgaggtgaatcccttattgatttcttgattaaatctactgtatatcaatcacaaaggagcagatgtagagaaagagaagcagacaagtTACAGATGGAAGACAACGGacatgtggattgtgcaaaaggggctgcagctCAGTTTCAGGAAGGTgttcctaatgttttgtacattcagtgtatttgcAGACTGTGAATAGGAGAGAGacgatgataatgatgatatctTGTCATATCCAATACAATGAGGAATCTTTTAACAATTTGTGATGTTAATTAGAAAGAACTACTTTCATGATGTTTgccttttgcatgttttttcccccaaaatgtctTTATAATGGCCATTCTTCCTTTGGTTAATGTGCTTCCAAACAGACAAAACTTTAGGAAATTATCACACATTTGTCTCACATTTAAATTCCACAATTCAGATCAGCAACAGCCAGATTTTGTCCCTGTGAGTTTCTGGTTTATGTAAATGTCTTTTGTCTTGAATTGCTTTgcttgtgttttggttttgactgttcttttttttctctcatcttttctttttactgAAATGTATTCTGGTACTATTATGtggtatttattttatttattattttttatttatttacattcagTGTACAGGGCTCTTGTAAAAGGAAATCATCATTTCAATAGGATTTCCCTGATTGAATAAAGGTCTTAAATCGGTGGATTAGGATTATGACTATGTCGTCTTGTTGATGTAATAcgaaataaacaataaaaaagtgGTGTACTAGCTATTGTagttcaactgtgtgtgtgtgtgtgtgtgtgtgtgtgtgtgtgtgtgtgtgcgcgcgtgcctGCGTGcatctagatagatagatagatagatagatagatagacctCTGTGGCAAAAGCAATAAACAGGGTGAAACACGATAGTAACGATAGTAAACATTATGTAAAATTAGTTATTTgtttataatattatataatataatacaatataatataacatagtataacataatataaaataatataaaataatataaaataaaataaaataatataatataatataatataatataatataatataatataatataatatatataaactGTTTGTGCGTAAAGCGGAACCCTTAAGTGTTGCTTTGCGATGTTCCCTCGAGCCTGTTTGCAGTGAACACTCTCCTATAAATGCCTCGCGCCGGAAACGTAACGTCCTCTTCTAGTGATCAAACATGGCGGTGAGTACGAAGCCCCATCATATGACGGCGACAGTTGTGATGTTGGCATTGAAATCCATAATCATCGGAGTTATAAAATCATCATGACCGCCATTTGATGTACAGTGGCGTCTATTTTCATGTGTCCGATTAAACTAATGTCGCATTTTGTCCATAACGTGATTGGAAACCGTTAAAATCGGACATTGAGCCATGCTAACATGCTAGCTACCGCATAGACTGCCTCCTTCAAGTTTCCCCCCAGTTGTGGTTATATTCTGTTGGAAAACACATACGATTACATTGGCATAATGACACTTTAGCCATACTGTAGACGTATCTCCTGATAGTACCTGTTTCCGTGGTGTTTTAAAGTGTAAATACGGTTTCGGGGCTTGTCGGTAATATTTAGCAGCGGCAGCACAGGGGATATGTACGGACATGCCCGGCGACTGGCGTGCTTTGGTCTGGCAGTGTTGAGAGTTGAGATACAGAGCAGTAACTGGGACCCTGGAGCTTGTAGTGAATAATATTTCGTTAGTGTTTAGTTCAGGCTTTCATCAGCTGTTTGATAGTTTTAGTGAACGTCAGTCTGGCTCGcttgttagcctgttagcttaAGTTAGGCAGCCTAGTAGGAAGCTAGCTTGACAAACATGTCAGTAGCAGTTGACAAGGTATGAGATCTCTTCAACTAGCTAAAGCTGCTTCTGTTTAGTTACCCAAGTTTTCCTCTTATGTTACTTTTGTTTACTGTAGTTAACATTACATCTGTGGACAGATTTTAATCATCTTTATGTACTGCCATTTTGTCTGCAGGACCAGGGTGAAAAGAAGGAGAACCCCATGAAAGAGCTCCGCATCCGCAAGCTCTGCCTGAACATCTGTGTTGGGGAGAGTGGAGACAGACTGACCCGGGCTGCTAAGGTGCTGGAGCAGCTCACAGGACAGACCCCTGTGTTCTCCAAGGGTGGGTGTCTCTTATAATATGtgacatgttgtgtgtgtgttcaggtgctgGTGGGAATGTCCGACATCCGGGTCTTCCAAGTTGGCTGCTAATCGgtgttgcattcatgtgctgttttgttggaaaatcaaacctggaagacaaactaTAAACATGGATATCCTGCAGTTCAACAGTCTGTTTCTGTAAACGCCTTTAAGCAAATGTTAGTTTGTTATGGTGTTTAGTCGGGCCATCTACAATCGTGTAAGAAAAGTGCATCTATATTACTGTTTTCTTACCGATGACTGACATAAAACTTAGATTTTCTGCCATGTTGTGAcggttaaaggtcaccattgcGACATAACTTGGAAACTCAGGTAGAACTCCCGTTCCTACTTCATCCGACTCTGGAGGGCCTTCATTTCCAAGTAGAAAATTTGGTTATccgatagcacatgaatgcacaaatGGTAGATGGGAGGCAGGGCCTGAACTCTGGAAGCAATAATTAACAGAGATCATCTGTAATTTGATGCTTCCTTAGTGTACTGCAGGTATAAGATTTGAAGCCGTGACAGTACAGCAGTCTCAGAAACCTCATGCCTGTTTGGGTGCCTT
This region includes:
- the LOC139908367 gene encoding cyclic GMP-AMP synthase, which translates into the protein MMEGEDGETSLTERDQTEEETNGELSPPVLSPPRQRQRQQQKAEEGSRVAEEPEISPQLARWIRIRAQELKIRQKDRQWAAEQVNDFRDSLLKFLKNNDDQPYFQSAEFLNSGSYFEMLKIHSPNEFDMMLILRPPSRLVMTMLDGGLFYQIDLCRSTRSAIRAFLLENERTLSASKILSETHRLVRKFIRTYRVPDERCRWVVNRKRPNSPAVTLSLFRTDSSEELISADVVPALEVHSSQAWPLAARNGPDVDDWLGKKTRQEIKSLACFFVPKRLKGRNLSEAEKESWRISFSHIEKKIIRSHGNKKTCCESTATKCCRKQCLKLLKCLIEGLKQRFPRQLDGLCSYHGKTAFLHTLSIRFKDSMWARRQLPNCFLLLLGALEGHARSGLLPHFFVPDCNLFSPAAFPRRTLVFLSRALEEQRREGLPLLKPPAPVPPLALGPVSPVSPVSPASPAAGSDTSTEDSRPVSQLQTRSPEVHSLNAGFIMKILLPFAIVLISVLFIV